The Mesomycoplasma ovipneumoniae genome includes a region encoding these proteins:
- the metK gene encoding methionine adenosyltransferase has protein sequence MKISKISVAESVGKGHPDKICDQIADSILDKLLDQDPNSRAAIEVMASNRLIIIGGEISTQGYVDFIKTAWEILFEIGYTENDFTIISNVNNQSKEISSLVNRSQNSLGAGDQSIVYGFATNETKNFMPLAQSLAHSLVQKAEFYRKNGQFLEALADMKSQVEVVYDQDDRPKITKMLMSIQHLKNYDITRFRDFVLNKIMIPTAKEYDLNSDFKTFINQAGEFTIGGPIGDSGLTGRKIIIDSYGDAAHHGGGAFSGKDYTKVDRSGAYIARYIAKNLVAANLADEIEIQLSYQIGSEFPDLVNITYVKNPKFSTDQISQIIRDVFDLRLANLVSQLGLWKPIYQNLAVYGHFGRDDLDLSFEKTDYVEKIHQYLSKQNWKN, from the coding sequence ATGAAAATATCGAAAATTTCAGTCGCCGAATCTGTTGGAAAAGGTCATCCTGATAAAATTTGTGACCAAATTGCTGACTCAATTCTTGATAAACTTTTAGATCAAGATCCAAACTCGCGGGCGGCAATTGAAGTGATGGCTTCAAATCGACTTATTATTATCGGCGGTGAAATTTCCACACAAGGCTATGTTGATTTTATCAAAACTGCTTGAGAAATTCTGTTTGAAATCGGCTATACCGAAAATGATTTTACAATAATTTCGAATGTAAATAACCAGTCAAAAGAAATTTCTAGTCTTGTAAATCGTTCTCAAAATAGCCTTGGTGCTGGTGATCAGTCGATTGTTTATGGTTTTGCCACTAATGAGACTAAAAATTTTATGCCGCTCGCCCAAAGTCTTGCACACTCTTTGGTTCAAAAAGCCGAATTTTACCGTAAAAATGGCCAGTTTTTAGAAGCCCTTGCTGACATGAAATCGCAAGTTGAAGTTGTCTATGATCAAGACGACCGCCCAAAAATAACTAAAATGTTAATGTCAATTCAGCATTTAAAAAATTATGACATAACTCGCTTTCGCGACTTTGTATTAAATAAAATTATGATCCCAACCGCCAAAGAATACGATCTAAATTCTGATTTTAAAACTTTCATTAATCAAGCTGGTGAATTTACAATCGGTGGGCCAATTGGTGATAGTGGTCTGACTGGGCGAAAAATAATTATTGACTCCTACGGAGATGCAGCTCACCATGGCGGTGGAGCTTTTAGTGGAAAAGACTATACAAAAGTTGATCGAAGTGGAGCTTATATTGCCCGTTATATTGCAAAAAATCTAGTTGCCGCTAATTTAGCAGATGAAATTGAAATTCAACTCTCATACCAAATTGGCTCTGAATTTCCTGATTTAGTTAATATTACTTATGTTAAAAACCCTAAATTTAGCACAGATCAAATTAGCCAAATTATTAGAGATGTTTTTGATCTTCGACTTGCTAATTTAGTTAGTCAACTTGGATTGTGAAAGCCAATTTACCAAAATCTTGCAGTTTATGGACATTTTGGCCGCGATGATCTTGATCTTAGCTTTGAAAAGACTGATTATGTTGAGAAAATTCACCAATATTTATCAAAGCAAAACTGAAAAAATTAG
- a CDS encoding ABC transporter ATP-binding protein, producing the protein MSLSFFSKAKKVERQTQALKIIKETESENLSAKQLKLIRWANDTPRVKVGKIQDANLPGSIIDFKNVSKYYLFGSVVTKVFADISFSIAEGDFAILNGKSGSGKSTILNLMSGLDRATEGDIIVDSVNLAYLKNSELTKFRRQKVSFIFQSYNLLGNINGYDNVQVGAYLQGDKTKLLDIQDLFTEFELDDIKFKFPSQMSGGQQQRISILRALVKNAKIIFADEPTGALDENNTNIVLRILKYINKKYKTTIVMVSHDPQMEPLADLIIKINNGKLTTKRQKSLSFEEFLQAKQKTANS; encoded by the coding sequence ATGTCATTAAGTTTTTTTTCAAAGGCAAAAAAAGTTGAAAGACAAACCCAAGCCTTAAAAATAATTAAAGAAACTGAGTCAGAAAATTTATCAGCAAAGCAATTAAAATTAATTCGCTGAGCAAACGATACTCCACGAGTTAAAGTTGGTAAAATTCAAGACGCTAACTTACCTGGTTCGATAATAGATTTTAAAAACGTATCAAAATATTATCTTTTTGGCTCTGTTGTTACAAAAGTTTTTGCGGATATTAGTTTTAGTATTGCCGAGGGTGATTTTGCTATTTTAAATGGTAAATCCGGATCAGGAAAGTCAACAATATTGAATTTAATGTCAGGGCTTGATAGGGCAACTGAAGGTGATATTATTGTTGACTCGGTTAATTTAGCCTATCTTAAAAATTCAGAGCTTACAAAATTCCGTCGTCAAAAAGTTTCATTTATTTTTCAGTCATATAATCTTCTTGGAAATATAAATGGATATGATAATGTTCAAGTTGGGGCTTATCTTCAAGGTGATAAAACAAAACTTTTAGATATCCAGGATTTATTTACTGAATTTGAACTAGATGATATAAAATTTAAATTCCCTTCACAAATGTCCGGTGGTCAACAACAGCGAATTTCAATACTAAGAGCTCTTGTTAAAAACGCCAAAATAATTTTCGCTGATGAGCCAACCGGTGCTCTTGATGAAAATAACACAAATATAGTTTTAAGAATTCTTAAATATATTAATAAAAAATATAAAACAACAATTGTCATGGTTTCTCATGATCCCCAAATGGAACCTTTGGCCGATTTGATTATCAAAATAAATAACGGAAAACTGACAACAAAACGCCAAAAATCGCTCTCATTTGAGGAATTTTTGCAGGCAAAACAAAAAACTGCTAATTCATAG
- a CDS encoding FMN-dependent NADH-azoreductase, with amino-acid sequence MAEVLYIKSHLNQNSTSNNVAKLFIEHYKEQNPDAIISEFDLNDYKVGQISLNSENFSSFWKEVDADFWIEKLKQAKKVIISSPIINWGYSAQIKNFFDAVCLADRTFSYKYSKKGGAIGLLDNIENVQIILSSHSKQEELPSPNPAETIIGTFNFLGAKKINNPLIIEQSYKYKENGFDETLLKHIKETAKSF; translated from the coding sequence ATGGCAGAAGTTTTATACATAAAGTCACATTTAAACCAAAATTCAACTTCTAACAATGTTGCAAAACTTTTTATTGAACATTATAAAGAGCAAAATCCTGATGCAATTATTAGTGAATTTGATCTTAATGATTATAAAGTCGGACAAATTTCCCTAAATTCAGAAAATTTTTCAAGTTTTTGGAAAGAAGTTGATGCTGATTTTTGAATTGAAAAGCTAAAACAAGCCAAAAAAGTAATTATTTCATCACCGATAATAAATTGAGGCTATTCAGCCCAAATTAAAAATTTTTTTGATGCAGTTTGTCTTGCTGATCGTACATTTTCTTATAAATATTCAAAAAAAGGTGGAGCAATTGGTCTTCTTGATAATATTGAAAATGTCCAAATTATATTAAGCTCACATTCAAAACAAGAAGAACTGCCAAGTCCAAATCCAGCTGAGACAATCATTGGTACTTTTAATTTTCTTGGTGCTAAAAAAATCAATAATCCGCTTATTATTGAACAGTCTTATAAATATAAAGAAAATGGCTTTGATGAGACTCTCCTAAAGCATATCAAAGAGACAGCCAAAAGTTTTTAA
- a CDS encoding FMN-dependent NADH-azoreductase, producing the protein MNILVLKSSVNEQKGSYSSTLSDLFVKFYREFNPEDQIEVLDLNKFAIANINLTEKNFSDGSFYQNAQAEFWIDKLKKVDKVVFSTSMTNFNYSATTKNFFDAITIPNQTFSLNKETGEYHGLLTNIKNVQILTAQGAPIGWYPFGNHTALIKQIFEFLGAKIVSSPFVLAGTKVAPANQLSISDFVEQHQTEIKKLAQNF; encoded by the coding sequence ATGAATATTCTAGTTTTAAAGTCATCAGTTAATGAACAAAAAGGATCATATTCTTCAACTCTTTCAGATCTTTTTGTTAAATTTTATCGTGAATTTAATCCTGAGGATCAAATTGAAGTTCTTGATCTAAATAAATTTGCGATTGCTAACATTAATTTAACAGAAAAAAATTTTTCAGATGGTAGTTTTTACCAAAATGCACAAGCAGAGTTTTGAATTGATAAATTAAAAAAAGTAGATAAAGTTGTTTTTTCAACTTCAATGACAAATTTTAATTATTCAGCCACAACTAAAAACTTTTTTGATGCAATTACAATCCCAAATCAAACCTTTAGTCTTAACAAAGAAACTGGCGAGTATCACGGATTATTAACTAACATAAAAAATGTACAAATTCTTACAGCCCAAGGAGCCCCAATTGGTTGATATCCATTTGGAAATCATACTGCCTTAATTAAACAAATTTTTGAATTTTTAGGTGCTAAAATTGTCTCAAGCCCTTTTGTTCTTGCAGGAACAAAAGTAGCCCCAGCAAATCAGCTATCAATTAGCGATTTTGTTGAGCAACATCAGACTGAAATTAAAAAATTAGCACAAAATTTTTAA
- the rpmE gene encoding 50S ribosomal protein L31, which produces MKKNIHPVQHDLALTCSTCNSEFTIKTVVDKFTIDICSGCHPQFTGDRSLSRTTGRIERFRRMAAKAQKNPVKK; this is translated from the coding sequence ATGAAAAAAAATATCCATCCTGTTCAACACGATTTAGCTCTAACTTGTTCAACTTGTAATTCAGAATTTACTATCAAAACAGTAGTTGATAAATTTACAATTGATATTTGTTCTGGTTGCCATCCTCAGTTTACTGGTGATAGATCACTTAGTCGAACTACCGGAAGAATTGAAAGATTTCGTCGTATGGCAGCAAAAGCGCAAAAAAATCCTGTAAAAAAATAG
- a CDS encoding Dps family protein, with the protein MITKLNKLQANLTVLYTNLKNFHWNLQDVDFLVIHKYTDKLAKKTIEFVDEVAEKIRSLGQVAISSFDEISQNSDLEIFNSKIWTSEVALEKIGKQIKLILEVCKNIQQDESNFEIQHLIFPLIDELVLYYHKELWIIHAQKSNN; encoded by the coding sequence ATGATTACAAAATTAAATAAATTACAAGCAAATCTAACTGTTTTATATACTAATTTGAAAAATTTTCATTGAAACCTACAAGATGTAGATTTTTTAGTTATTCATAAATATACAGACAAATTAGCAAAAAAAACAATTGAATTTGTTGACGAAGTCGCTGAAAAAATCCGTTCACTAGGACAAGTTGCAATTTCAAGTTTTGATGAAATTAGTCAAAATTCAGATTTAGAAATATTTAATTCAAAAATTTGAACTTCTGAAGTAGCACTTGAAAAAATTGGCAAACAAATCAAGCTAATTCTTGAAGTTTGCAAAAATATCCAACAAGACGAGTCAAATTTTGAAATTCAACATTTAATTTTCCCATTAATTGATGAACTTGTTCTTTACTATCATAAAGAACTTTGAATAATTCATGCACAAAAATCAAATAATTAA